From the Deinococcus misasensis DSM 22328 genome, one window contains:
- a CDS encoding alpha/beta hydrolase has product METWATFTVGGQKIHGMLHLPDTPKPEQGYPSVVFLHGFTGSKSEHHRLFVLMARKLAQVGVAALRFDYRGNGDSEGDFSEMTTTRNIEDAVAAADYLRNYPGIDPTRLMVLGFSMGGMTAILSAAGMKPERMLLWAPAAPERMLKMLNGKIPTGTTDFGGWPVGRNHFLDLAQHDARKALAQYKGRVRIIQGEKDQAVPLQTAVEYAESSGAELIVLPEADHVFGSFQWTDWVFEKSLEFLLH; this is encoded by the coding sequence ATGGAAACTTGGGCAACGTTTACGGTTGGCGGCCAGAAAATCCATGGCATGCTGCATCTTCCCGACACCCCCAAACCTGAGCAAGGTTACCCCTCAGTGGTCTTTTTGCACGGGTTCACCGGTTCCAAAAGCGAACACCACCGCCTGTTTGTGTTGATGGCGCGCAAATTGGCACAGGTCGGTGTGGCTGCTCTGCGTTTCGATTACCGGGGCAACGGAGACAGCGAAGGCGACTTCAGCGAAATGACCACCACCCGCAACATCGAAGATGCGGTGGCCGCCGCAGATTACCTGAGAAACTATCCGGGCATCGACCCCACCCGCTTGATGGTGCTGGGATTCTCCATGGGTGGCATGACCGCCATTCTTTCGGCAGCAGGGATGAAACCCGAGCGGATGCTGCTCTGGGCTCCTGCTGCTCCAGAACGCATGTTGAAAATGCTGAATGGCAAAATTCCCACAGGCACCACCGATTTTGGAGGGTGGCCTGTGGGTCGGAATCATTTTCTGGACCTCGCCCAGCACGATGCCCGCAAAGCCCTTGCCCAGTACAAAGGACGGGTCCGCATCATTCAGGGCGAAAAAGATCAGGCGGTGCCTTTGCAGACCGCCGTCGAATATGCAGAAAGCTCTGGGGCAGAGTTGATTGTCCTTCCAGAGGCAGACCACGTGTTTGGCTCTTTCCAGTGGACCGATTGGGTCTTTGAAAAAAGCCTTGAATTTCTGCTGCATTGA